In one Dermacentor variabilis isolate Ectoservices chromosome 4, ASM5094787v1, whole genome shotgun sequence genomic region, the following are encoded:
- the LOC142577770 gene encoding uncharacterized protein LOC142577770 produces MQRLRLLCAVLAALAQPASVNPRRIAGSTTAALATDAQQFKRVPHNLHTNIAESHQWKPNPYVRRGPRQGVLFIPKPSTTPLSSYFTTKIATGKRCADDFDCMRVLGQVCKRGKRGSTGNCQCPESTPVHLTDEAQPRCVAGAMTHASR; encoded by the exons ATGCAGCGCCTACGCCTCCTGTGTGCCGTCCTCGCCGCGCTTGCGCAACCGGCCTCCGTGAACCCGAGGCGCATCGCCGGTTCCACAACGGCGGCCCTGGCAACAGATGCTCAGCAATTCAAACGAGTGCCTCACAA CCTCCACACCAACATCGCAGAAAGTCATCAGTGGAAACCAAACCCCTACGTGAGACGAGGACCGAGACAAGGGGTTCTGTTCATTCCCAAGCCCTCGACCACTCCATTGTCGTCTTATT ttaccACGAAAATCGCCACCGGAAAGCGCTGCGCGGACGACTTCGACTGTATGCGAGTGCTGGGCCAAGTCTGCAAACGCGGCAAGCGGGGCTCCACTGGCAACTGCCAGTGCCCGGAGTCGACACCCGTGCACCTCACCGACGAGGCTCAGCCGCGCTGCGTCGCCGGTGCGATGACACACGCGTCACGATAG